Proteins found in one Anopheles aquasalis chromosome 3, idAnoAquaMG_Q_19, whole genome shotgun sequence genomic segment:
- the LOC126575144 gene encoding cleavage stimulation factor subunit 2-like — MGDRNDQTLMDKSMRSVFVGNIPYEATEEKLKDIFCEVGPVLSLKLVFDRESGKPKGYGFCEYKDQETAQSAMRNLNGYEFGGRALRVDNACTEKSRMEMAALLQGPQVENPYGDECSPQETPDIIAKIVTRLQPDQMYEIMRQAKVCLQNDPVEARTMLLENPQLTYGLLQAAVVMSIVDASAAPSFLHPRHNMPPVLTEDGPVMLGSNHKEHKHPGPPFAGEMNRHDGGGGGARMGSTFHDTDERHLHNDRMVGSQPLPTMDMDLRMMDPFMAHRMPEIPAVGPNIVDPFAPVDPRQQRPVDPRLMKDPRLEGASGSKQPSIPGPVPSMDALPDRPNLKPSTADASDQEKAALIMQVLQLSDEQIALLPQDQRASILVLKEQISRNTQK, encoded by the exons ATGGGAGACCGGAACGATCAAACGCTGATGGACAAATCGATGCGGTCGGTGTTCG TCGGAAACATACCCTACGAGGCGACCGAAGAGAAACTGAAGGACATATTCTGCGAAGTGGGACCGGTATTATCCTTAAA GCTAGTGTTCGATCGAGAAAGTGGCAAACCGAAGGGATATGGATTCTGTGAATACAAGGATCAGGAGACGGCCCAGAGCGCAATGCGCAACCTGAACGGGTACGAGTTCGGCGGTCGAGCGCTGCGTGTCGATAATGCGTGTACGGAAAAGTCACGCATGGAAATGGCCGCCCTGTTGCAGGGACCCCAGGTGGAGAATCCGTACGGTGACGAGTGCAGCCCCCAGGAGACGCCCGACATCATAGCCAAGATCGTGACGCGCTTGCAGCCCGACCAGATGTACGAAATAATGAGACAGGCTAAAGTGTGTCTACAGAACGATCCGGTCGAAGCCCGTACCATGCTGCTGGAAAACCCGCAGCTAACGTACGGTTTGCTACAGGCGGCGGTAGTGATGAGTATTGTTGATGCCAGCGCGGCTCCCTCGTTTCTCCATCCGCGCCATAACATGCCACCGGTACTGACAGAGGACGGCCCGGTTATGTTGGGGTCAAATCATAAGGAGCATAAGCACCCGGGACCTCCATTTGCTGGCGAGATGAACCgacatgatggtggtggtggtggtgcacggatGGGAAGCACCTTCCACGATACAGACGAACGGCATTTGCACAATGATCGGATGGTTGGATCACAGCCACTGCCCACCATGGACATGGATCTACGAATGATGGATCCATTTATGGCACACCGGATGCCGGAAATACCGGCGGTCGGTCCCAACATCGTCGACCCATTCGCACCCGTCGATCCACGCCAGCAGCGTCCCGTTGATCCGCGGTTAATGAAAGACCCACGGCTAGAAGGTGCATCGGGCAGTAAACAGCCGTCGATTCCGGGACCGGTCCCTTCTATGGATGCACTCCCAGACAGGCCCAACCTAAAACCGAGCACCGCCGATGCTTCCGATCAAGAGAAGGCCGCATTGATCATGCAAGTACTGCAGCTTTCCGATGAACAGATCGCTTTACTGCCGCAGGATCAGCGTGCCAGTATCCTTGTTCTGAAGGAACAAATATCCAGGAACACGCAGAAATAA
- the LOC126575136 gene encoding glutactin-like isoform X2: MGADEESSPIVSLPELGALRGSTSAGAWTGRKIYQFLGVHYAQPTGGANRFKPPQKVLPWQGVKDATRHGLPCPQLKQINLFTGKAFAPDPEDCLTVSIYSTDLAARKPVMVFVHGGGFHEGCAKNQTAEYLLERDVVLVTVQYRLGPLGFLSTGSENIPGNMGLMDLRLALEWVQEHIERFGGDPGSVTLFGQSAGAAAISALIYSPQVPDGLFHRVILQSAGSSSPWVWDTQPNASALEIAIRAGCEPNATLEEAERFLATVDIWTLLRSFIDLKVEKTVAKGLDHVGGNRLVTGDFHGFLPKSPWECMQEGKFRKSLAMMAGVTKHEGTFLLTSVYDHFKRTGQLDDPNFVRYHLVDAVNKFLGAHDATGALGGYQMRTLFNGRELSSGSFAELADGLTDLAGTILIKAPLLREAQANARANPNGTYLYTFDYAGEKSRFGYGADTSHYPFGDGVHHSDDKLYLFPYPAEQPGQLNEQDTAMAKLMVDLWTTFATSGVPTSDQLTEKWNPMSEYAGPYLHIDSRLSVGWNYYEEFTVASDEKHGRSKESSV, encoded by the exons ATGGGCGCGGATGAAGAGAGCTCTCCGATCGTGTCCCTACCGGAGCTAGGAGCACTGCGTGGTTCTACGAGCGCCGGTGCCTGGACAGGACGTAAGATTTATCAGTTCTTGGGTGTCCACTACGCCCAGCCCACGGGCGGTGCTAATCGTTTTAAG CCACCACAAAAGGTGCTTCCCTGGCAGGGCGTTAAGGATGCCACACGGCACGGATTGCCATGTCCGCAGCTGAAACAGATTAACCTCTTCACCGGTAAAGCATTTGCTCCCGATCCGGAAGACTGTTTAACCGTTTCCATCTACAGCACCGAT CTAGCGGCCCGAAAGCCGGTGATGGTTTTCGTCCACGGAGGTGGCTTCCACGAAGGTTGTGCCAAAAACCAGACGGCAGAGTATCTGCTCGAGCGGGACGTTGTGCTCGTAACGGTGCAGTACCGTCTCGGGCCGTTAGGGTTCCTCTCGACGGGGTCAGAAAACATTCCTGGCAACATGGGGCTGATGGATCTACGGCTTGCCCTAGAATGGGTACAGGAGCACATCGAACGGTTCGGGGGCGATCCGGGCAGTGTAACGCTCTTTGGCCAGTCGGCAGGAGCAGCGGCCATCTCGGCCCTTATATACAGTCCACAGGTCCCGGATGGGCTGTTTCACCGCGTTATCCTGCAATCGGCCGGCTCCAGTTCACCCTGGGTTTGGGATACTCAACCGAACGCGAGTGCGCTCGAGATAGCGATCCGTGCAGGCTGTGAACCGAACGCTACGCTCGAGGAAGCCGAACGTTTCCTGGCAACCGTCGACATCTGGACGCTGCTCAGAAGCTTCATCGATTTGAAGGTGGAGAAAACAGTGGCCAAAGGGCTGGATCACGTTGGCGGGAATCGGCTCGTGACCGGTGACTTCCATGGCTTTCTACCCAAATCACCCTGGGAGTGCATGCAGGAGGGCAAGTTCCGTAAATCCTTGGCCATGATGGCAGGCGTTACGAAGCACGAAGGAACATTTCTGTTGACGTCCGTCTATGATCATTTCAAGCGTACCGGCCAACTGGATGATCCCAACTTTGTGCGCTACCATCTGGTCGATGCAGTGAACAAGTTCCTTGGTGCCCATGATGCAACGGGAGCACTCGGTGGGTATCAGATGAGAACGTTGTTTAATGGGCGCGAGCTGTCGAGTGGCAGTTTCGCTGAGCTAGCTGATGGGCTGACGGAT CTTGCTGGAACGATTTTGATCAAGGCACCATTGCTGCGCGAAGCACAGGCTAACGCAAGGGCCAATCCCAATGGCACCTACCTCTACACGTTCGATTATGCTGGTGAGAAGTCACGGTTCGGGTACGGGGCCGATACCTCTCACTACCCAttcggtgatggtgtgcaCCATTCCGATGACAAATTGTACCTGTTTCCGTATCCGGCGGAGCAACCGGGACAGCTCAATGAACAGGATACCGCGATGGCGAAGCTGATGGTGGATCTGTGGACAACATTTGCGACCAGCGGAGTACCAACGTCCGATCAGCTGACCGAAAAGTGGAATCCAATGAGTG AATACGCCGGTCCGTACCTACACATCGATAGCCGGTTAAGCGTTGGATGGAACTACTATGAGGAGTTTACGGTAGCCAGCGATGAGAAGCATGGTCGTTCGAAGGAGTCTTCCGTTTGA
- the LOC126575136 gene encoding glutactin-like isoform X1 produces the protein MPTTVQQIVMAYCVLFRLFAAHLLLIAVAMGADEESSPIVSLPELGALRGSTSAGAWTGRKIYQFLGVHYAQPTGGANRFKPPQKVLPWQGVKDATRHGLPCPQLKQINLFTGKAFAPDPEDCLTVSIYSTDLAARKPVMVFVHGGGFHEGCAKNQTAEYLLERDVVLVTVQYRLGPLGFLSTGSENIPGNMGLMDLRLALEWVQEHIERFGGDPGSVTLFGQSAGAAAISALIYSPQVPDGLFHRVILQSAGSSSPWVWDTQPNASALEIAIRAGCEPNATLEEAERFLATVDIWTLLRSFIDLKVEKTVAKGLDHVGGNRLVTGDFHGFLPKSPWECMQEGKFRKSLAMMAGVTKHEGTFLLTSVYDHFKRTGQLDDPNFVRYHLVDAVNKFLGAHDATGALGGYQMRTLFNGRELSSGSFAELADGLTDLAGTILIKAPLLREAQANARANPNGTYLYTFDYAGEKSRFGYGADTSHYPFGDGVHHSDDKLYLFPYPAEQPGQLNEQDTAMAKLMVDLWTTFATSGVPTSDQLTEKWNPMSEYAGPYLHIDSRLSVGWNYYEEFTVASDEKHGRSKESSV, from the exons ATGCCGACGACGGTGCAGCAGATCGTCATGGCTtactgtgttttgtttcgtttgtttgcagcTCATCTGTTGCTGATTGCCGTCGCGATGGGCGCGGATGAAGAGAGCTCTCCGATCGTGTCCCTACCGGAGCTAGGAGCACTGCGTGGTTCTACGAGCGCCGGTGCCTGGACAGGACGTAAGATTTATCAGTTCTTGGGTGTCCACTACGCCCAGCCCACGGGCGGTGCTAATCGTTTTAAG CCACCACAAAAGGTGCTTCCCTGGCAGGGCGTTAAGGATGCCACACGGCACGGATTGCCATGTCCGCAGCTGAAACAGATTAACCTCTTCACCGGTAAAGCATTTGCTCCCGATCCGGAAGACTGTTTAACCGTTTCCATCTACAGCACCGAT CTAGCGGCCCGAAAGCCGGTGATGGTTTTCGTCCACGGAGGTGGCTTCCACGAAGGTTGTGCCAAAAACCAGACGGCAGAGTATCTGCTCGAGCGGGACGTTGTGCTCGTAACGGTGCAGTACCGTCTCGGGCCGTTAGGGTTCCTCTCGACGGGGTCAGAAAACATTCCTGGCAACATGGGGCTGATGGATCTACGGCTTGCCCTAGAATGGGTACAGGAGCACATCGAACGGTTCGGGGGCGATCCGGGCAGTGTAACGCTCTTTGGCCAGTCGGCAGGAGCAGCGGCCATCTCGGCCCTTATATACAGTCCACAGGTCCCGGATGGGCTGTTTCACCGCGTTATCCTGCAATCGGCCGGCTCCAGTTCACCCTGGGTTTGGGATACTCAACCGAACGCGAGTGCGCTCGAGATAGCGATCCGTGCAGGCTGTGAACCGAACGCTACGCTCGAGGAAGCCGAACGTTTCCTGGCAACCGTCGACATCTGGACGCTGCTCAGAAGCTTCATCGATTTGAAGGTGGAGAAAACAGTGGCCAAAGGGCTGGATCACGTTGGCGGGAATCGGCTCGTGACCGGTGACTTCCATGGCTTTCTACCCAAATCACCCTGGGAGTGCATGCAGGAGGGCAAGTTCCGTAAATCCTTGGCCATGATGGCAGGCGTTACGAAGCACGAAGGAACATTTCTGTTGACGTCCGTCTATGATCATTTCAAGCGTACCGGCCAACTGGATGATCCCAACTTTGTGCGCTACCATCTGGTCGATGCAGTGAACAAGTTCCTTGGTGCCCATGATGCAACGGGAGCACTCGGTGGGTATCAGATGAGAACGTTGTTTAATGGGCGCGAGCTGTCGAGTGGCAGTTTCGCTGAGCTAGCTGATGGGCTGACGGAT CTTGCTGGAACGATTTTGATCAAGGCACCATTGCTGCGCGAAGCACAGGCTAACGCAAGGGCCAATCCCAATGGCACCTACCTCTACACGTTCGATTATGCTGGTGAGAAGTCACGGTTCGGGTACGGGGCCGATACCTCTCACTACCCAttcggtgatggtgtgcaCCATTCCGATGACAAATTGTACCTGTTTCCGTATCCGGCGGAGCAACCGGGACAGCTCAATGAACAGGATACCGCGATGGCGAAGCTGATGGTGGATCTGTGGACAACATTTGCGACCAGCGGAGTACCAACGTCCGATCAGCTGACCGAAAAGTGGAATCCAATGAGTG AATACGCCGGTCCGTACCTACACATCGATAGCCGGTTAAGCGTTGGATGGAACTACTATGAGGAGTTTACGGTAGCCAGCGATGAGAAGCATGGTCGTTCGAAGGAGTCTTCCGTTTGA
- the LOC126575140 gene encoding uncharacterized protein LOC126575140: protein MSTEDKVADVGNRNYIDVLPTEVLCKIFDRLDFEGLKTGSLVCQRWNDIISTSGYAERFVFEIDMYFKHDSQEESMKQMLAEVRKMLGKTKRCYQQLKWISDFWIDDQEIRLVWNAIHPKITVNLHSLELYGANTAMMTVFPEIAEQLPSMVQLRSLILEFSGYNDYLQNPTILRSNSVNHLKAITNTKFRVEMPKLENFEGSLSSIYPPNENLSSLTLTDLKNLIVGNFYSDEPNEMSKSAAYSLFQLWKNIETIKWDCGIEDEIFNLLCNMCTSLRELTIRSIGTGRKNYRSMIHFDLTKLTNLTKLEMGNTYIDFVKLPKSIRKLKINLYHRQMIQTLIDSSKSLEELQVVFSTSYEVSLLETLSVLQRLEVLVLYGGHFEESSFLHMNAPLERVRQLRFVRCKLSTKSFLGIQEKFPNLKEPQFC from the exons ATGTCGACGGAAGACAAAGTTGCTGATGTTGGGAACAGAAATTACATCGATGTCCTCCCCACTGAG GTTCTGTGTAAGATTTTTGATCGGCTGGATTTCGAAGGCTTGAAAACCGGATCATTAGTTTGTCAGCGATGGAACGATATAATTTCTACAAGCGGATATGCAGAGAGATTTGTATTCGAGATTGATATGTATTTCAAACATGATTCACAAGAAGAATCCATGAAACAGATGTTGGCGGAAGTTAGGAAAATGCTTGGCAAAACTAAGCGGTGCTATCAGCAGCTTAAATGGATTTCAGATTTTTGGATAGACGACCAGGAAATTCGATTGGTATGGAATGCTATCCATCCTAAAATCACGGTCAATCTGCATTCGCTGGAGCTATATGGTGCGAATACAGCTATGATGACTGTGTTCCCTGAGATAGCTGAACAACTTCCGTCGATGGTGCAGCTTAGATCGCTTATTCTAGAATTCAGCGGCTACAACGATTATCTGCAAAATCCAACAATTCTCCGTAGCAATTCGGTGAACCATCTGAAAGCCATAACGAACACCAAGTTCCGGGTGGAAATGCCAAAGCTGGAGAACTTTGAGGGTAGTTTGTCCTCCATATATCCACCAAACGAGAATTTGTCGTCACTTACGCTGACTGACCTCAAGAATCTTATCGTTGGCAACTTCTACAGCGatgaaccaaatgaaatgTCAAAAAGTGCCGCCTATTCCCTTTTTCAGCTTTGGAAAAACATAGAGACAATCAAGTGGGATTGTGGCATCGAAGATGAGATTTTCAATCTTTTGTGTAACATGTGTACATCGCTTCGAGAACTTACAATAAGATCCATTGGGACTGGGCGTAAGAACTATCGTAGCATGATCCACTTTGATTTAACGAAATTAACCAACCTAACCAAGCTAGAAATGGGAAACACTTATATCGATTTTGTAAAACTACCGAAATCGATCAGAAAACTGAAGATAAATTTATATCACCGGCAAATGATTCAAACTCTCATTGATAGCAGTAAGAGTTTAGAAGAACTGCAGGTCGTGTTTTCTACATCATATGAAGTCAGCTTGTTGGAGACTTTGTCGGTTCTACAGCGTCTGGAAGTACTCGTGTTGTATGGTGGACATTTCGAAGAATCAAGTTTCCTTCACATGAATGCTCCCCTGGAACGGGTGCGTCAGCTGCGGTTCGTCAGATGCAAATTATCAACGAAAAGTTTTCTCGGGATCCAGGAAAAGTTCCCCAACTTGAAGGAGCCTCAATTTTGTTAA